One window from the genome of Haladaptatus paucihalophilus DX253 encodes:
- a CDS encoding D-aminoacyl-tRNA deacylase, which translates to MIAVVVSRADYASEHIGEFLLSEAEWSSHEDETRPDAEGGGEYYRTDGFELREFDALHLDIENVAEAFSDPDVLVFASRHSGDTGALLTAHFTGNFGPAEYGGEDRTLAETCPNAHARLLRAFDEHAPEEYEVGMECTHHGPSEVGVPSMFVELGSDDEQWGDPEAARAVARAILDLRGVSPHRERQLVGFGGGHNVTRFERIVRETDWAVGHIASDWNLETLGLPEAHPDVIRQAFERSGAEYAVCEGDTTDLAAVIDDLGYRVVSETWVREVSGVSLALAEELESELSTVESGLRFGDRASDVSSNPDEWTFSLRTFPEEFLAAAAGVDRGAVFDVVAERTIAFETTEGGTLVCGRAAVREPADYDAIIDELVELLERKYAAVERREDEIVVREVSFDPEKARTFGVSEGPAFGKLSSGVAVTVDGRTIPPEEVQTERTHVFPVR; encoded by the coding sequence GAGGCGGAGTGGAGTTCACACGAAGACGAAACCCGACCCGACGCCGAAGGCGGCGGGGAGTACTACCGGACGGACGGCTTCGAACTGCGGGAGTTCGACGCCCTCCACCTCGACATCGAGAACGTCGCCGAGGCGTTCTCCGACCCCGACGTGCTCGTGTTCGCCTCGCGGCACTCGGGCGACACCGGGGCGCTACTGACCGCCCACTTCACCGGGAACTTCGGCCCGGCGGAGTACGGCGGCGAAGACAGAACGCTCGCCGAGACCTGCCCGAACGCCCACGCGCGCTTGCTTCGGGCGTTCGACGAACACGCACCCGAGGAGTACGAGGTCGGAATGGAGTGTACCCACCACGGCCCGAGCGAGGTGGGCGTTCCCTCGATGTTCGTCGAACTCGGTAGCGACGACGAACAGTGGGGCGACCCCGAAGCAGCGCGGGCCGTCGCCCGCGCCATCCTTGACCTTCGCGGCGTCTCACCTCACCGCGAACGCCAACTCGTCGGGTTCGGCGGCGGCCACAACGTCACGCGGTTCGAGCGCATCGTCCGGGAGACAGACTGGGCGGTGGGCCACATCGCGTCCGACTGGAACCTCGAAACGCTCGGGCTTCCAGAGGCGCACCCCGACGTGATTCGACAGGCGTTCGAGCGGAGCGGGGCCGAGTACGCGGTCTGTGAAGGCGACACGACGGACCTCGCCGCGGTCATCGACGACCTCGGCTATCGGGTGGTGAGCGAGACGTGGGTCCGCGAGGTGTCCGGCGTTTCCCTCGCGCTCGCCGAGGAACTGGAATCCGAACTCTCGACGGTCGAGTCCGGACTTCGGTTCGGTGACCGGGCGAGCGACGTATCGTCGAACCCGGACGAGTGGACGTTCTCCCTCCGGACGTTCCCCGAGGAGTTCCTCGCGGCCGCGGCGGGCGTTGACCGGGGGGCCGTGTTCGATGTCGTCGCCGAGCGGACGATAGCGTTCGAGACGACCGAAGGCGGGACGTTGGTTTGCGGACGCGCGGCGGTCCGCGAACCGGCCGACTACGACGCCATCATCGACGAACTGGTCGAACTGCTCGAACGGAAGTACGCGGCCGTCGAACGCCGGGAGGACGAAATCGTCGTGCGCGAGGTCTCGTTCGACCCCGAGAAGGCGCGCACGTTCGGCGTGTCGGAGGGTCCCGCCTTCGGCAAACTCTCCTCCGGGGTCGCGGTGACGGTGGACGGGCGAACGATTCCGCCCGAAGAGGTCCAAACCGAACGAACACATGTCTTCCCGGTGAGATAA
- the ftsZ gene encoding cell division protein FtsZ: MDSIVEDAIEEAEGQQQSAPQSQIGGASQDTGLSGTMTDEELQDVLKELQTNITVVGCGGGGGNTVNRMAEEGIHGASLVAANTDVQHLVEIEADTKILMGEQKTSGRGAGSLPQVGEEAALESQDEIYDAIQGSDMVFVTAGLGGGTGTGSAPVVAKAAREAGALTIAIVTTPFTAEGEVRRTNAEAGLERLRDVSDTVIVVPNDRLLDSVGKLPVKQAFKVADEVLMRSVKGITELITKPGLVNLDFADVRTVMEKGGVAMIGLGESDSDQKAQDSVKSALRSPLLDVDISGAKSALVNVTGGNDMSIEEAEGVVEQIYDRIDPDARIIWGTSIDEDLDGTMRTMIVVTGVQSPQIYGSNEAEQAQAKQQQTEDIDYVE; this comes from the coding sequence ATGGATTCCATCGTCGAAGACGCTATTGAGGAGGCGGAAGGGCAACAACAGAGTGCCCCCCAGTCGCAAATCGGAGGTGCCTCGCAGGACACCGGCCTGTCGGGGACGATGACCGACGAGGAACTGCAGGACGTTCTCAAAGAACTCCAAACGAACATCACCGTCGTCGGGTGCGGCGGTGGCGGGGGGAACACGGTCAATCGCATGGCCGAAGAGGGGATTCACGGCGCGTCACTGGTCGCCGCGAACACCGACGTTCAGCACCTCGTCGAGATCGAGGCCGATACGAAGATTTTGATGGGGGAACAGAAGACCAGCGGGCGCGGTGCCGGGTCGCTCCCGCAGGTCGGCGAGGAGGCCGCGCTCGAAAGTCAGGACGAAATCTACGACGCGATTCAGGGCTCGGACATGGTGTTCGTCACCGCCGGTCTCGGCGGCGGCACCGGCACCGGAAGCGCCCCCGTGGTCGCCAAGGCCGCCCGCGAGGCGGGCGCACTCACCATCGCCATCGTCACGACGCCGTTCACGGCGGAAGGTGAGGTCCGGCGCACGAACGCGGAGGCCGGATTGGAACGCCTCCGCGACGTGAGCGATACGGTCATCGTCGTCCCGAACGACCGCCTGCTCGATTCCGTCGGCAAACTCCCCGTCAAACAGGCGTTCAAGGTCGCCGACGAAGTGCTCATGCGCTCCGTGAAGGGAATCACGGAACTCATCACGAAGCCCGGCCTCGTCAACCTCGACTTCGCCGACGTTCGCACCGTCATGGAGAAGGGCGGCGTCGCCATGATCGGCCTCGGCGAGAGCGACTCCGACCAGAAGGCACAGGACTCCGTGAAGAGCGCCCTCCGCTCCCCCCTTCTCGACGTGGACATCAGCGGCGCGAAATCCGCGCTCGTCAACGTCACCGGTGGCAACGACATGTCCATCGAAGAAGCCGAGGGCGTGGTCGAGCAGATCTACGACCGCATCGACCCCGACGCCCGCATCATCTGGGGGACCTCCATCGACGAGGACCTCGACGGCACGATGCGCACCATGATCGTCGTCACGGGCGTGCAGTCGCCCCAGATATACGGCAGTAACGAAGCCGAACAAGCGCAGGCGAAGCAACAGCAGACGGAAGACATCGACTACGTGGAATAG